GATTTGAGAAGACTTAACACCTGTAACAACAAGCATTACACGAATACTACCTTGTAAATCCTCAGATATCTGAGCACCCCAAATCATTCTAGCATCCTCATCGAGCTTACTAGCAATACTCTCAACGACTCTACGAGCCTCCTCAAGAGTCATGTCAGTGCCACCCGCAACATTAATCAATGCGCCACTAGCACCAGTTATATCAACATCAAGCAAAGGATTATTAACCGCTTTTTCAACTGCTTCTTCAGCCCTACTAGCAGAATCAGATTCTCCAACACCTATAAGCGCGACACCACCATCACCCATCACTGCACGGATATCAGCAAAATCAAGATTTACTAATCCCGCCTTAGTTACAAGCTCAGCGACGCCCTTAACCGCGTTAGTCAAAATCTCATCAGCAATCTTAAACGCGGTATGCAAAGGAAGATCAGGAGCCAATTCCAATAATTTATCATTAGGAATAACAATCAAAGTATCAACGTTCTTCCTCAAAGCTTCCAAACCATGAATCGCGTTTTCATATCTACGCTGACCCTCCATTTTAAAAGGAAGAGTAACAACACCAACAGTTAAAGCACCTGATTTCTTAGAATATTCAGCAATAACAGGCGCAGCACCAGTACCAGTACCCCCACCTAAACCACACGTAATAAAAATCATATCAGCATGATTAGCCGCGCTCTTAATTTCTTTCTCAGACTCACGAGCAGCTTCCTCACCTATCTTAGGAATACTACCAGCACCCAAGCCCTTAGTTAAATCTCTACCAATCAAAATCTTCTTATCAGCAGAAGTATACAATAAATCTTGAGCATCAGTATTCAAAGCAATAGTTTCAGCACCAAAAATACCTATTTCAGTGATTCTATTAATAGTATTATTACCCCCACCACCGCAACCAAAAACCTTGATGTGAGCCTTCTGCTTAGCTAGTAATTCCTCTAACTCAGCATCCAAATCATTGGATTTTTGTTCGATATCAGTTCGTTTCACACTATTTATTGTTTCAACCATTTAACACTCCCCTCGCAATGAAAAAAAACATAATTTTTTCTTTTAACAAATGTTTTGAATGAGCGAGTATATAAATTTTTTTAGTAATAACTCACTCATCAGAGGCATTATCCTCAACTTTTTTCTCCGAAACTTTATCAACTTTTTTCTTAGTTTCAAAAACAACACTTGTTTTAGTAACTTTTTCAACTTCGCTCTTCAAATTCTTAAGCACGTCCTCAGGTAAATCCATTGACACCTTAACTTTAACTTCGTCGTTATTAACAACTAATTCATCATAAGGTAAACGAATCAAAGAAAGCACAGATTCAACTTTTTCTTTGACGTCATCAATTTTTCTTAAAATACTAATACTGTATTTAACTGTTTTACCTGATAAAGGATGATTAAAGTCAACGATTACGCGACCACCACTAACACTTCTAACAACGCCTCTAGAACCATCTAAGTCAACAGTTAAACCAGGAAACGGATTAACTTTTTGTTTCTTAAAAACATTTAAAGGCATTAATTTTAAAAGCTTTGAATCCTTTTTACCAAAA
This portion of the Candidatus Woesearchaeota archaeon genome encodes:
- the ftsZ gene encoding cell division protein FtsZ codes for the protein MVETINSVKRTDIEQKSNDLDAELEELLAKQKAHIKVFGCGGGGNNTINRITEIGIFGAETIALNTDAQDLLYTSADKKILIGRDLTKGLGAGSIPKIGEEAARESEKEIKSAANHADMIFITCGLGGGTGTGAAPVIAEYSKKSGALTVGVVTLPFKMEGQRRYENAIHGLEALRKNVDTLIVIPNDKLLELAPDLPLHTAFKIADEILTNAVKGVAELVTKAGLVNLDFADIRAVMGDGGVALIGVGESDSASRAEEAVEKAVNNPLLDVDITGASGALINVAGGTDMTLEEARRVVESIASKLDEDARMIWGAQISEDLQGSIRVMLVVTGVKSSQIIGGYASKPMSERKKEKESELGITFVD
- a CDS encoding FKBP-type peptidyl-prolyl cis-trans isomerase, yielding MTIKKGDFIEINYTASLVDDGSIFDTTIPDDAEKAGMICEHDHDHGHNHGHTHVTRDDFKSLKICVGENHVLPGLDEQLIGLNVGEHDIILGEENAFGKKDSKLLKLMPLNVFKKQKVNPFPGLTVDLDGSRGVVRSVSGGRVIVDFNHPLSGKTVKYSISILRKIDDVKEKVESVLSLIRLPYDELVVNNDEVKVKVSMDLPEDVLKNLKSEVEKVTKTSVVFETKKKVDKVSEKKVEDNASDE